The following are encoded in a window of Panicum virgatum strain AP13 chromosome 5N, P.virgatum_v5, whole genome shotgun sequence genomic DNA:
- the LOC120676166 gene encoding arabinogalactan protein 1-like isoform X1, protein MSLYWTASHMCRTWSLILITAVEYVVGLGEGWPPATGTNVPDHRLEAMVAGGATARAPARCAATSLRAAARSAGALAPGPPSGAPPSSSPPDATLSRPPPPPGWAAAHRAVHFRALSLSGSSRSPLVVVSPAMEPLRLPRKVSTSTSTARAASSASSASTSALATASSAAASLAALAAVAAA, encoded by the coding sequence ATGTCGTTGTACTGGACGGCATCCCATATGTGCCGCACCTGGAGCCTCATCCTCATCACCGCAGTCGAGTACGTAGTTGGACTTGGTGAGGGTTGGCCACCCGCCACTGGGACCAACGTCCCGgaccaccgcctggaggccATGGTAGCTGGGGGCGCCACTGCACGCGCCCCTGCCAggtgcgccgccacctccctgcgcgccgccgccaggagcgCGGGCGCGCTGGCCCCTGGGCCGCCGTCGGGCGCGCCGCCCTCCAGCTCGCCGCCGGACGCGACGCTCtccaggccaccgccgccgccggggtgggctgctgcccaccgcgcggtCCACTTCCGTGCACTCTCCCTCTCCGGCTCCTCAAGGTCCCCGTTGGTGGTggtgtcgccggcgatggagccgctgaggctgccgcgcaaggtctcaacctcaACCTCCACCGCACGCGCTGCAtcttccgcctcctctgcttccacctccgccctggccaccgccagctccgctgcagccagtctggccgccctcgccgctgttGCAGCGGCTTGA